The following is a genomic window from Trueperaceae bacterium.
CGACGAGGGCGCGGAGGCCGCCGCGCCGGGCGGGGGGACGAACGGAGCGCGACATCGCGAACGAGTCTAGCCCGTCGGGCGGGCTCACGGGCCGTCGGGCGCCAACGCGAACGCGCCCGGCAGGAGGTCGGCGACGGTGGTGCGGGTGACCTCCCCGGCGGCGTTGACGAGGTGGACGGGCGCGTCGTCGCCGAACTCGCGGAGGACCTGCCGGCAGGCGCCGCAGGGGCTGGCGGGGGGGACCGCGTCGGCGACGACGACGAGCTCGGCGATGCGGCGCCCGCCGGCCGACACCATCGCTTGGACGGCGGACTGCTCCGCACAGCGCGAGAGGCCGAACGAGGCGTTCTCGACGTTCGCCCCGACGTACGTCGCGCCGTCGTCGGTGCGGAGGGCCGCCCCGACGGCGAAGTGGGAGTAGGGCACGTAGGCGTGCGCGCGGACGCGGAGCGCTGCGGCGAGCAGGTCGGCGGGGACGTGCGCGTCGGCGGGGGGCGTGAAGGGGGACGTCGTCACGAGGGACCTCCGGGGGCGAGGCGGGCGGCGAGGGGCGGCCCCAACACGAGCAGGCCGACGAGCACCGCGCCGGCGGCGGCGACGAGGACGGCGCCGGCGGCGGCATCCTTGGCGCGGCGCGCCAGCGGGTGGGGGGCGGGGGCGTGGAGGTCGACGACCGCCTCGACGGCGGTGTTGAGCAGCTCGAGGCTCAACACCCACGTCGCGGCGATCACGATGGGCAGGAGCGGCGCGTCGAGCGCCAGGGCGGCCCCGACCGCCGCCCCGCCGATCGCGAG
Proteins encoded in this region:
- a CDS encoding cytidine deaminase, whose translation is MTTSPFTPPADAHVPADLLAAALRVRAHAYVPYSHFAVGAALRTDDGATYVGANVENASFGLSRCAEQSAVQAMVSAGGRRIAELVVVADAVPPASPCGACRQVLREFGDDAPVHLVNAAGEVTRTTVADLLPGAFALAPDGP
- a CDS encoding diacylglycerol kinase, which encodes MTRPSRDPIGVRHAARGVRDAVRHERNLRIELAIGGAAVGAALALDAPLLPIVIAATWVLSLELLNTAVEAVVDLHAPAPHPLARRAKDAAAGAVLVAAAGAVLVGLLVLGPPLAARLAPGGPS